The Christiangramia flava JLT2011 region AACCAAAACCATAAGAGGGCATTCCCATTCCTCCCCAGTATTCTATGTGATAACCACGGGTGAAACCTAAACTTTTATCATCATTAAGCCACCATGGAGTATACAGGTGCATTCCACCAACTCCATCTTCATTATATCTTTTTCGATCCATCAACTGCGGAACAAATCCCATTCTTGAAGCACCGGTAGAATCGTGAAGGTATCGCCCTACCACATCGCTAGAATTTGCCAGTCCGTTTGGGTGAATTGCTGATTTTGAATTCAGCAGAATTCGGGCTGAACTACAGGCACTTGCTGCAAGAATAACCACTTTCCCTTTGATATGATAATCCTTCTGATCTTCTTTACTGATATAGTGCACACCAGTTGCTTTCCCTTCACCGTCTGTGGTTACCTCGCGTACCATGGCATTCACGTAAAGATCTACGTTGCCGGTTTCTTTGGCCGGTTTCACCAATACGGAAGAGGAGGAAAAATCTCCATAAACCGTACAGGACCTGGAACACTGACTACAGAAAAAACAGGCACCGCGTTCCTTATTTACACGCTTGGTCAAAATTGATAAACGTGAGGGGATCATTGGTATTCCAACTTTATCTGCTCCTCTTTTGATGTATAGTTCGTGTAATCTTGGTTTTGGAGGTGGTAAGAAATAACCGTCTGGTTCATTCGGAATATTTTCTTTTGTTCCGAAAACACCGATCATTTTATCAACCTTGTCATAATAAGGCTTTACATCGTCATAACCGATAGGCCAGTTATCTCCTTTTCCATCAAAATCTTTTCTTTTAAAATCAAGCGGACCGAATCTCAGGGAAATACGTCCCCAGTGATTGGTTCTTCCTCCAACCATTCTTGAGCGAAACCAATCGAACTCGGTTCCCCACTCTTTTGTATAAGGTTCTCCATCAAGTTCCCAGCCTCCATAAGCCATATCAAAATCACCAAAAGGCCTAACAGTAGAAGCTCCTCTTCTGGGAGATTCATAAGGCCAGCGAAGTTGTGTACGTTGCTCAGGATTTTTGGGGTCAAAATCAGGACCGGCTTCTAAAATGGCTATTTTAAAACCTTTATCGGCTAAAATTTTGGCTGCCATTCCGCCTCCAGCTCCAGATCCTACGATGATCACATCATATTTAGGAGACTGCTCTATAATTTGAAAAGACATATATTGAAATTGTTGTAACTAAAACGTTTTAGCTAAAATAATAATTAAATATAAATTACCAAGATTTTCTTAAAAAAAGCAATAAATATTTAAAGAAATCTTAATTAGAATACTGAATTATTAGCTCAGCCACCGATCATAGTCAGAATTCCATTCCACGATCTTATTTTCATACATCGCATCTAAAGCCATCTGAACAGCAACGGCAGTTTTCGCCCCGGTGATCTCATTTGACAGTGGTTGCTGGTTATTCATGATACTATCCCGAAAATCCATTAATGCCTGTTTGCTTGGGTCGGCATGATTTACATGAATTGGAATTCCTTTGCCTTCTTCCCATTGAACAGTTGCTCCGGAAACACCGTCAACTTCGCCTAATTTCCGATCATAATTACCTTCAGGATAGAACCAGGCCTGCGTATAATCCAGGATAATCGTTCCCTTGCTGCCGATCACCTTAATCTGGTAATCATCTTTGGCATTGGTAGTCAGGCAGGTGAATTTTGCTTCTACTCCATTTGGATAGCTATAGATCAGGTGAATATTATCATAAGTTTCGCGGCCATCCTTCCAGTAATCAATTCCTCCGGTACCCATTACCTGCTTTGGCGTGGCATCTAATACCCAATTCACAAAATCGATCTGGTGAGAGCATAATTCAGCAACGAGTCCGCCACTATATTCCTTATACATCCTCCAGTTGATCAATTTCTCCAGATCCGGACTTGGAACCGGTCTTCGCCAGTCGCCAAAGCGATTCCACTGGCATTGAAAAGAACTGATTTCGCCGACTTTTCCATTTTTGATCAGGTCTACAACATGTGTATATAATCGCGAGCTGTGATACTGATGCCCCGTTTGGTAGATCAGATTTTCAGGTTTGGCAGCCACGAGATCTTTTATTCCATCGTAACCTTTAGCCATAGTCTTTTCACCATAAACATGCTTACCCGCCTGTAGGGAAGCGATTCCTATTTCAGAATGTGTATTAAAAGGTGTCGCCATGTAGATCGCATCGATATTCTTATTTTCAAGCAACTTCCGATAATCTGAATATCCCTTTGGATTGCCTTCGGCTCGTTTAATACCTTCAGCTAGATGAGAAGGCAAAATATCACAACAGGATACTACTTTTAAATTCGGTATTTCGTTGATGAAGGGGATCATTCCGTTACCGCGACTCCCAGTCCCAATAACCCCAACATTGATCGTATCATTTTTATTTTCAAACGTATTGATCCTTGCCAGAACCGATGTACTAGAAGCCAGGGCCAGAGACGCCATTCCGCTTTTTATTACAAAATCTCTTCTTTTCATCTAAAGCTATTAATTTTCAGAATGAATTATTCTGACTTTTTAAACTTCAGGTTTCCAACCATCAGCGTACTCACGTGACCAGAATTTCATCACCTCTTCATCCAAAACTTTTCCTGAATGGCTATCTACAGAAAATTTTTTGCCTGAACGATAGGCCATATTCGCATAATGTACCATCGCCATGGAAACGCTTGCATCATCTATTGGTGCTGCTAATTTGGCCTTACCACGAATGGTATCAAAGAAATTGACCATGTGTGCGGTAGTCACATCTCCACCTCCACCAAGAGCTGTTCCGGATTCTTTTGAAGCTGAATTGACTTCGCGAATGACATTCCCGCTACGGTCTTTCAGAATATACTTTTCACGATCTACAAAAACACTTCCATCGGTTCCGTAGATAATCGTTCCACGTCCTGCACCATAGGTCTGATACCCATTGCGACTCTGCCCATCCCATTGAATGATCTTATCATCTTCAAACTTAAAGGTCGCTTCCATACTATCGTACATTTCCCAGCCATCATCCTTAAAATGTCTTTTTTCAGCTTCAACTTCTACATAATTTGGAAAATCCACCTGAAGCGCCCATCTCGCAATATCCATTTCGTGGGTTCCATTATTACCAGCTTCCGCAGTACCGTAATTCCAACCATACCAGTGCCAGTTATAATCCCAGGTTTCTTCGGTATAATCTCTCCTGGTTGCAGGCCCCTGGAAAAGCTCCCAGTCGAGACCTTCAGGTACCTTAGCTTTTTTCTGAACAGGCACTTCTCCCCTTGAATTGGTGTAGAAAGCAATAGCTTTATAAGGCTTCCCAATCACGCCATCATGAATTTCCCTGATGATCTCTATCGTATGATCTGAAGATCGCTGCTGATTACCCATTTGCACCACTTTATCAAATTTTTTAGCAGCTTCCACCAGCATCTCATTTTCCATCATATTATGGCTACAGGGTTTTTCAACATACACATGTTTGTCGCCCTTCATGGCCATGATCGATCCCGGAGTATGCCAGTGATCTGGAGTAGCATTGATCAGGATATCCACGTTCTTATCGTCGATCACCTTACGGATATCATTTTCCAGTTTCGGCGAATAATCTATTCTAGTGGCAAATTCATCTAAAGCGCGCTCCCGCTGACTTTTCATCACATCGCATAAATAAGCGAGCCGAACATTGGAGGATTTTAATGAAATTGGTTCGTAGTATCCGCCAAGTCTTCTTCCCAGTCCGGCAATTGCCACATTCAACCGGTCATTAGAGCCAATTATATTTCGGTAACTACTAGCCGTCATTCCCATTACAGAACTGCCAGCGATCATCGCAGCACTTCCCAAAAACGTTTTCGTAATAAAATCTCTTCTTGAAGTCATAACTGCGGAAATTAAAGTTGCTTGATTTTAATATTTCTGAAAGCCACACGATTACCGTGGTCCTGTAGTAAAATTCGGCCTTTTTCAAGTTCCCCGAAATTTGGCCATTTATCATATTTACTTTCAGAAACCAGTTTTCTGAATTCTTCGGAACCTCTTTCGTACTCCAGTACTTTTACGCCATTTAGCCAATGTTCCACATGACCTTCCTTAGAAATGATATGAGCCGTGTTCCACTCTCCAATCGGGTTGATCGGCTTTTCAGGGTCTGCCTGAATCAGATCGTAAAGGGAAGCCACCGTTCTGCTGCCTTCATGATTCCCAAGTTTTGCATCAGGATGGTTGTCATCGTCTAGAATTTGATACTCCAGGCCTATAGAAGACCCCGGACCTTTGTTCAGATCGGTATCAACGTAATATTTTATCCCGCTATTGGCACCTTTCGTTATTTTAAAATCGACTTTCAATTCAAAATCGCCATAAACAGTATCGGTCACGATATCTCCACCGGCCGTAGATTCTTCACCGCCACTTGCCAGAACGATCAGGTTCCCATCTTCCATCACCCATCCTTTCTCGGGAAATTTATCCAGCCTCGCTCCACGCCAGCCATTAGTTGTTTTACCATCCCAAAGCAATTCCCAACCATTATTCGCTTCATCTGAAGTCAGTTGATTTTTGGTCATTTTCGGCTCCAGCGGACTTTTTTTCGAATATTTCTGAAGGCTGTCAGTAAGAATTCTAATGTTCTTCCACATGATCTGCTTTCCGGCTTCATCCTCGTCAGAAATGGAATGTACCTGAAGAGCTATAAATCCTTCCGAAGTTTTATCATCAATTAAAAAAGCTGTAGGAGTTTCATTCACCCAGGTTTTGATGGTATCCCCAATCGCTTCAATTCGATAGTGATTCCATTCGTTTTGCCTGAAAGCTTTTTGCGCTTCTGAATCATTTTCCAAAGAATACAGCCAGCCTCGACGACCTTCATCATAGATACCGCCGCTCCATGCTCTATCGCTGGGGTCGATCTCTACCTGGTAACCGTGAACTCTTCCATTTTGATATTGAGGAAGGCTGTTACTTCGAATTTGTATTCCGGAATTCATGGTAGAATCAACCTTAAAATCTAATTCCAGTATGAAATCACCATAATTCTTTTCGGTGGTTAAAAACGAATTAGGTGTACCATGAACGGTAGAACCTATGATCGTCCTGTCTTTCACCTCATACTTTGCTTCACCTCCTTTTTGGTCCCAACCTGAAAGGTCATTATCATCAAATAAAGAAACCCAGGGTACACTTTCCTTTTTTTCCTGCTGGCAGCTTGTGAAAAGTGCCAGTGATATGAGAACTAAGGCTAGTCGTACTCTGGGTTTCGATAATTTCATGTTGGTTATTTTAATTCCTTATAATATCCGCATTTATTATTTTACAAACAACTGCTTGTTTGGTTTACTGCTCATCCAGAACTTCAATTCTCCACCATTCATTATATCATCATGCTGAATAAAAGGTTCGGTAAGCTCTTTTCCATTCAGTTCCACCTTTTTCACGTAGACATTTTTATCGCTCTGGTTTTTGGCGATCACGGTAAATTTCTTGCCGTTATCAAGATTCAATGTCGCTTCACTGATCGCGGGACTCCCGATCGCGTAATCTACCGATCCCGGAGCTACCGGATAAAATCCCAGCGTACTGAAGATATACCAGGCGCTCATCTGGCCAAAATCATCATTTCCGCTTAAACCATCAGCACCGTTCATATACTTCATTTTAAGAATCATCCTGATCTTGTCCTGGGCTTTCCACGGCTCATTCGTCCAGTCATACAAATAAGCGACATGGTGAGAAGGCTCATTTCCATGTACATAATTCCCGATAATTCCTTCACGGGAAATATCTTCTGTATTCTCAAAATACTTATCGGGTAATTCCATGGTAAACAGGGAATCCAGGTGTTGCGAAAACTGGTCTTTCCCGCCCATCATCTCAATCATTTCTGCAGGAGCATGTGGAACATACAAACTATAATTCCAGGAATTTCCTTCAATATAACCCTGGCCATGGGTATTCAGTTCATCAAATTCTTTTTTGAAAGTACCATCGCTCAATTTTGGGCGCATAAATCCAGATTTCGGATCGTAAACATTCTTATAATTTTCAGATCTTTTCATGAATTCTTCATAAACCTCATCATTTCCGATCTTCTTCGCAGCCTGAGCGATTGCCCAGTCATCATAAGCATATTCCAAAGTTTTAGAAACAGATGCACCATTTTTATCTTCAGGAACATAACCCATATCCATGTAATATTGGAGTCCGTCATAATAGCCGGTTTTTGCCGTATTTACCATGGCGTCAAGAGCATGTTCATGATCAAAATCGGCATTACCCTTTACGATCGCATCAGCAATTACCGAAGCACTGTGATACCCGATCATACACCAGTTCTCATTCCCATAATGCGACCAAACCGGAAGCATGGAATGCACACTCTGATCATAATGAGCCATCATCGCCTGCACCATATCCTGATTTCTTTCAGGTTGTAACACATTGAAAAGCGGATGCAGTGCACGGTAGGTATCCCAAAATGAAAAACTGGTATAATTGGTAAAACCATCAGCCTGATGACGATTCCTGTCAATTCCCATGTATTGGCCATCGGTATCCATATATTCAGTCGGGCCTAAGAAAGCGTGGTACATTGCTGTATAAAAGTTGACCTTTTCTTCCTGGTCTTCTTCGGAAATATCCACTTTTGAAAGTTCTTTATTCCAGGTGTCTCTTGCCTGCTGGCGAACCTCATCAAAATTCCATCCCGGAATTTCCTCCTTCATATTCTGAATGGCTCCCTCAGTACTCACCGGCGAAATTGCCAGTTTTACCTCCAAAGGTTCCGAAGTATCAAAGTCGAACCACATCCTGATCTGCTCTCCGGCAATCTCCGGGAAGTTATGCGCCTGATCAAATTTTCCCCAGAAACCACGATAAGGCTGTTTGTCGTATCGCTCTCTTCCGTATTCCTTGATCGGTTTATTGAAAGACATGGCGAAATACACTTTTCTGGTTCTTGCCCAGCCATTGGTCTGGCGATAACCGGTGACCAGCGTATCATTTTCAACACGAACGAACGTCCATACGTTTTTATCTTCGTAATTGTAGATTCCATGCATCAGGTCAAAAACCAAATGGCTTTCCTTTCCTTCCGGAAAAGTATACCGATGCATTCCCACACGGGTAGAAGCGGTCATTTCAGCTTTAATATTATAATCGTCCAGCATCACGCTGTAATATCCCGCTTCAGCTGTTTCGCGATCATGAGAAAACCTGCTGCGATAACCACTTTCCGGATCGGACTCTGTTCCGGGATTCAGTTTCAGATCGCCTGTTGTCGGCATGATCAGGAAATCTCCAAGATCGGAATGCCCGGTTCCGCTGAAATGTGTATGACTGAAACCTACGATGGTGTTATCGTCATACTGGTAGCCAGCGCAATATTTATAAACATCAGGATTGTAGTGCCCGTCTACTGCATACGGAATTGTATCGGTATCGGGACTTAACTGAATACTTCCAAAAGGCACAGTAGCTCCGGGATACGTATGCCCCATTTTTGCAGTCCCGATCATCGGGTCTACATACTGGGCAAAATCCTGATTTTCCTGCGCAGAAGTATTCGTATTAAATAGCAATGCTGAAAGGATGGCAAGTGATCCTGCAATCGTTCCGAAATTCTTTTTCATAGTAATTCTAATCGTTTATTTTTCTTTAGTAAGGTCCACGCCTTCGTTGGTAATGATAACCGGCTTGATAAAACCGTCTTCATCGAAATACATTCTTTCAATACAGGTAACTCTTGAGTTCCCATCGGTTTCGGTTAGTGGTCTGCGGTGATATACAATATAATAATCATCATTATCAGGATTCTGAATTATGGAATGATGCCCGGCACCAGTCGCGATATTCATATCCTGTTTCAGAATAGTTCCCACTCTTTCGAAAGGTCCCAAAGGAGAATCGGCAATGGCGTAAGCCACGCTATAATCCGGTCCTGTCCAGCCACCTTCAGACCACATGAAGTAATATTTCCCGTCGCGCTTAAACATGAATGGACCTTCCACATATTTATCTGGAGTTACTTCTTTAAAAACGGTTCCGTCTTCAAAAGGAACAAAATCGGTAAAATCATCATTCATCTTGGCAACGTTGCAATGTCTCCATCCGCCGTAAAACATGTAATAATCATCGCCGTCCTTGTATACGAACTGGTCTATTGGCTGTGCTCCATTGTGAAATTTCCCAATCAGCGGTTCACCCAAAAGATCTTTAAAAGGTCCCTGAGGCTGATCGGCAACCGCGACTCCAATTCCGCCTAACTCCTCATCGCTCTGGATATCATTCGCGGCAAAGAACAGGTAATATTTATCTTCTTTGGAAATGATCGCCGGAGCCCACATGGCTTTTTCAGCCCATTTAACTTCGGAAGTATCGATGATTCGGTGATGATATTCCCAATTTACCAGGTCATCTGAAGAAAACGCGTCCATGAAAACCTGCTTTTCATATGGTGCAGAATAGGTTGGATATATCCAGTATTTGCCGTCAAAAACGGTTCCTTCAGGATCTGCATACCAACCCGGAAAAACCGGGTTATTCTGTGCTTCGGAATGTATTCCGCAGAAAATAACAGCGGCCACAAACAGTATTTTTTTGAAATTCATATTGAAATATACTTAAATAGCTACTTCTCTCGATTTGTTCTTCAATCCGTAGAAGAAAATATAGGCATAACTCACGATTACGATCAGGAACGCGATATCAAATCCGTATGAATCGGTTAAATAGCCAAAAGTTGGCGGGATCACCGCTCCTCCAACGATCATGGTACAAAGTATTCCAGATCCCTGGGGTTTATCGTTTCCGAGACCATCCAGCGCCAGACTGAAAATCGTCGGGAACATGATCGAGTTGAAAAGCCCCACGGCGATAAGTGTCCACATCGCCACCAGTCCTGTAGACATCGAGGAGATCAGGATCATCGCTACCGCACCCAATGCGAAACCTAAAAGAACTTTCGCCGGATTGATCAATTTGGTTAAATACGAACCTATGAATCTACCGATCATCGCACCCGTCCAGTAGAAAGTTACAAAAACCCCTACTACCGCCATATCGCTGGAAGTGGTGATTCCCGAACTTAGAACCCATTCAGCTATAGTTTCCATAAAAGGAGTGTTTCGTACTGTTTCAGCGAGATTGAGCGTCAGGAAATAATTTACCATATAACTCCCTAAAGCAACTTCGGCTCCTACATAAAAGAAGATCCCAAGCGCTCCCATCATCAAATTACGGTTTTTGAGGACTCCGCGATAATCGTTTGACGCCGCGGTATCCCCGATCTTCGGAAGATTCACAAATACGAACACTAAGGCAATTACCCCGATAAATGCTGCAATTCCAAGAAACGGAACCTGGACTGCTGCCGCTTCGTTGATATAGTAATCGGTACGGGCTGCTTCTCCAAGGGCTTCAATCTCACCAGTGGTCATCACTTTATCCTTCAGAATAAATAATGCCCCGATCGCCGGAGCGATAGCAGTTCCCAGAGAATTAAATGCCTGAGATAAATTTAATCGGCTTGATGCCGTCCTTTCCGGACCAAGTACGGTGACATATGGATTTGCCGCTACCTGCAATACGGTAATTCCCGCGGCCAGCATAAAATAAGCCAGCATGAATATTCCGAAAACGCGCATAGATGCCGCCGGGTAAAAAAGCAGGCAGCCCACTCCCATTGTAACCAGCCCCAGAATAATTCCGCGTTTATAACCAATTTTTGAAAGGATATATCCCGCCGGGATCGATAAGACGAAATAGGCTCCGAAAAAGGCAAATTGCACCATTCCGGCCTGGAAATAACTTAAGGTAAAGACTTCTTTGAGTCTTGGAATTAACGAATCTACCAGTACCGTAATGAATCCCCAAAGGAAAAACAGGACGGTTAAAAATATAAAGGCAGTTCGGTAAGATTTATTTTGATTTTGATCCATTTACTTAATCGTTAGCTGTTGAAAAAGAATACGGGAAGTCTTCTTTTTTAGTTCCACGTTGTTTGTTTGGCTCTGGTCCCATTTCATATTTTATGGTCGCTCCCTTCATTAATTCGGAATGTTCCAGATAGTTCTTATCGTACACTTTTCCGTTTACGGTCATCTTCTGAATGTAGATATTCTTATCTGAATTTTCAGGCGCATTGATCTGTACCTTCTTTCCGTTTTCCAGGTTGATCGTGATATATTTAAACAAAGGCGCTCCCAAAACGTACTGATCTACCGCCGGTGTTACCGGATAGAATCCCATTGCTGAAAACACATACCAGGCTGAAGTTTGCCCGTTATCCTCGTCACCACAATACCCATCTGGAGTTGCCATATACATCCTGTCCATGGTTTCTCTAACCCATTTCTGAGTTTTCCATGGCGCTCCGGCATAATTGTATAAATAGATCATATGCTGAATTGGCTGATTTCCGTGGGCATACTGTCCCATATCGGCGATCTGCATTTCACGAATCTCGTGGATCACTCCGCCATAAACACTTTCATCAAAAACTGGGGGCATGGAGAAAACCGAATCCAGTTTCTGAACGAATTTCTCTTTTCCGCCAATCAGATCAACAAGTCCCTGAACATCGTGAAAAACCGACCAGCTATAGTGCCAGCTGTTCCCCTCAGTAAAAGGATTCCCCCATTTGAACGGATTGAAATCTTCCTGCCAACTGCCATCTTCATTTTTTCCGCGCATCAATCCGTAGCCTGGATCGAAAAGATTTTTATAATTCATACTGCGCTCTTTGTAGATCTCGATCTCTTTTTTCGGTTTCCCGATCGCTTTTCCGAATTGATAGATCGCAAAATCGTCATATGCATACTCCAGCGTTCGGGCAGCACTTTCATTCACGCCCACATCGTAAGGCACATAACCAAGATCGTTGTAGTATGGAGCTCCGGCACGCCCAACGGCCGTCATTGGCCCTTCATTGTTGGCACCGTTTACGAGCGCATCCCAAAGGGTTTCCGTATCATAACCTCTAAGACCTTTGATATAAGCATCGGCCACTACAGAGGCGGAGTTGTTACCCACCATGATATTGGCGTAACCCGGGCTCGACCATTCCGGTAACCAGCCACCTTCTTTAAAATCATTAGCCAGACCCGCCTGCATTTCTTTATTGATAGAAGGGTAGGCAAGATTTAAGAATGGATACAAGGCGCGGAAAGTATCCCAGAAACCAGTACCGGCGAACATATATCCAGGAAGGATCTTACCGTTATAAGGGCTCCAGTGAACGATCTCGTCGTCTTTGTTGATCTCGTATAATTTATTCGGAAAGAATAATGTTCTGTATAAACAGGAATAGAATGTTTGAAATTGTTCCACGGTTCCACCGCCTACTTCAATCCGTCCTAATTTTTCATTCCACAGATCACGGGCTTTTTGCTTGGTTGTTTCAAAATCATTTGAAGCGATCTCTCTGTCCAGGTTCAATTCCGCCTGCTCAAAACTGATGAAAGAAGATGCCACTTTTGCATTGATCACTTCACCATCTTTGGTTTTAAAACCTACAATAGCTCCGGCATGATCAGCTTCCATCTCGGCCTGACCCTTTGCAAGGTTCTCCCCTTCCCAGGTATTTATATTATCAAAAGGCTTATCAAACTGAATAACGAAATAGTTCTTAAAATCTGTCAGTTTTCCACGGGCATATTTCGTGGTGTACCCGATGATCTTGTTTTCCTCAGGAATCACTTTTACATAAGATCCCTTATCAAAAGGATCGATCACTACGTATGAACTGTCAGATTCAGGAAAAGTAAATTTGAATTGTGCCGCACGCTCAGTTGGTGTTAATTCCACAGTCACATCATGATCTGCCAGATAAACCTTGTAGTAATACGGAGTAGAAACTTCCGCTTTATGTGAGAACCAGCTGGCGCGATCATCCTGATTGAATTTCATTCCGCCAGTCACAGGCATCAATGAAAACTGACCATAATCGTTCATCCAGGGAGATGGCTGGTGAGTCTGCTTGAAACCGCGGATCTTTTCAGCATCATAGGTATATGCCCAACCATGACCCATTGGCCCGGTTTGCGGCGTCCAGAAGTTCATTCCCCATGGCACTGCCACGGCAGGATACGTATTACCATTTGATAATCCAGGGCTCGAATCGGTCCCCATCAGCGGATTCACATAATCTACCGGATTCTCTACCTTTTCCAGTATAGTTTTCTGGGCTTGTGTAATATTAAAACATACTAGCGCCAGAATGATAAAGTTTAATTTTTTCATTTTTCTAATTCAGTTTAAATAGCAGGTAAATTATTTTTGATCTTGTTCCAGAACGGTTCATTGAAAAGGTAAGAAGAACCAATTATCCCGGCTT contains the following coding sequences:
- a CDS encoding GMC family oxidoreductase translates to MSFQIIEQSPKYDVIIVGSGAGGGMAAKILADKGFKIAILEAGPDFDPKNPEQRTQLRWPYESPRRGASTVRPFGDFDMAYGGWELDGEPYTKEWGTEFDWFRSRMVGGRTNHWGRISLRFGPLDFKRKDFDGKGDNWPIGYDDVKPYYDKVDKMIGVFGTKENIPNEPDGYFLPPPKPRLHELYIKRGADKVGIPMIPSRLSILTKRVNKERGACFFCSQCSRSCTVYGDFSSSSVLVKPAKETGNVDLYVNAMVREVTTDGEGKATGVHYISKEDQKDYHIKGKVVILAASACSSARILLNSKSAIHPNGLANSSDVVGRYLHDSTGASRMGFVPQLMDRKRYNEDGVGGMHLYTPWWLNDDKSLGFTRGYHIEYWGGMGMPSYGFGFNTQAMNSLVPGLSGAAKSSGGYGVGLMEDVKRFYGSTIGMAGRGESIPRADNRCTIDNNQVDKFGIPVLKFNYKWSDEEVKQAAHMQDTFEEIIESMGGIALGNKPGKESNYGLENPGRIIHEVGTTRMGDDPKSSVLNRYNQAHDVSNLFVMDGGAFVSQADKNPTWTILALAWRASDYLAKEMKKGTV
- a CDS encoding Gfo/Idh/MocA family protein — encoded protein: MKRRDFVIKSGMASLALASSTSVLARINTFENKNDTINVGVIGTGSRGNGMIPFINEIPNLKVVSCCDILPSHLAEGIKRAEGNPKGYSDYRKLLENKNIDAIYMATPFNTHSEIGIASLQAGKHVYGEKTMAKGYDGIKDLVAAKPENLIYQTGHQYHSSRLYTHVVDLIKNGKVGEISSFQCQWNRFGDWRRPVPSPDLEKLINWRMYKEYSGGLVAELCSHQIDFVNWVLDATPKQVMGTGGIDYWKDGRETYDNIHLIYSYPNGVEAKFTCLTTNAKDDYQIKVIGSKGTIILDYTQAWFYPEGNYDRKLGEVDGVSGATVQWEEGKGIPIHVNHADPSKQALMDFRDSIMNNQQPLSNEITGAKTAVAVQMALDAMYENKIVEWNSDYDRWLS
- a CDS encoding Gfo/Idh/MocA family protein; the protein is MTSRRDFITKTFLGSAAMIAGSSVMGMTASSYRNIIGSNDRLNVAIAGLGRRLGGYYEPISLKSSNVRLAYLCDVMKSQRERALDEFATRIDYSPKLENDIRKVIDDKNVDILINATPDHWHTPGSIMAMKGDKHVYVEKPCSHNMMENEMLVEAAKKFDKVVQMGNQQRSSDHTIEIIREIHDGVIGKPYKAIAFYTNSRGEVPVQKKAKVPEGLDWELFQGPATRRDYTEETWDYNWHWYGWNYGTAEAGNNGTHEMDIARWALQVDFPNYVEVEAEKRHFKDDGWEMYDSMEATFKFEDDKIIQWDGQSRNGYQTYGAGRGTIIYGTDGSVFVDREKYILKDRSGNVIREVNSASKESGTALGGGGDVTTAHMVNFFDTIRGKAKLAAPIDDASVSMAMVHYANMAYRSGKKFSVDSHSGKVLDEEVMKFWSREYADGWKPEV
- a CDS encoding 3-keto-disaccharide hydrolase, yielding MKLSKPRVRLALVLISLALFTSCQQEKKESVPWVSLFDDNDLSGWDQKGGEAKYEVKDRTIIGSTVHGTPNSFLTTEKNYGDFILELDFKVDSTMNSGIQIRSNSLPQYQNGRVHGYQVEIDPSDRAWSGGIYDEGRRGWLYSLENDSEAQKAFRQNEWNHYRIEAIGDTIKTWVNETPTAFLIDDKTSEGFIALQVHSISDEDEAGKQIMWKNIRILTDSLQKYSKKSPLEPKMTKNQLTSDEANNGWELLWDGKTTNGWRGARLDKFPEKGWVMEDGNLIVLASGGEESTAGGDIVTDTVYGDFELKVDFKITKGANSGIKYYVDTDLNKGPGSSIGLEYQILDDDNHPDAKLGNHEGSRTVASLYDLIQADPEKPINPIGEWNTAHIISKEGHVEHWLNGVKVLEYERGSEEFRKLVSESKYDKWPNFGELEKGRILLQDHGNRVAFRNIKIKQL
- a CDS encoding GH92 family glycosyl hydrolase — encoded protein: MKKNFGTIAGSLAILSALLFNTNTSAQENQDFAQYVDPMIGTAKMGHTYPGATVPFGSIQLSPDTDTIPYAVDGHYNPDVYKYCAGYQYDDNTIVGFSHTHFSGTGHSDLGDFLIMPTTGDLKLNPGTESDPESGYRSRFSHDRETAEAGYYSVMLDDYNIKAEMTASTRVGMHRYTFPEGKESHLVFDLMHGIYNYEDKNVWTFVRVENDTLVTGYRQTNGWARTRKVYFAMSFNKPIKEYGRERYDKQPYRGFWGKFDQAHNFPEIAGEQIRMWFDFDTSEPLEVKLAISPVSTEGAIQNMKEEIPGWNFDEVRQQARDTWNKELSKVDISEEDQEEKVNFYTAMYHAFLGPTEYMDTDGQYMGIDRNRHQADGFTNYTSFSFWDTYRALHPLFNVLQPERNQDMVQAMMAHYDQSVHSMLPVWSHYGNENWCMIGYHSASVIADAIVKGNADFDHEHALDAMVNTAKTGYYDGLQYYMDMGYVPEDKNGASVSKTLEYAYDDWAIAQAAKKIGNDEVYEEFMKRSENYKNVYDPKSGFMRPKLSDGTFKKEFDELNTHGQGYIEGNSWNYSLYVPHAPAEMIEMMGGKDQFSQHLDSLFTMELPDKYFENTEDISREGIIGNYVHGNEPSHHVAYLYDWTNEPWKAQDKIRMILKMKYMNGADGLSGNDDFGQMSAWYIFSTLGFYPVAPGSVDYAIGSPAISEATLNLDNGKKFTVIAKNQSDKNVYVKKVELNGKELTEPFIQHDDIMNGGELKFWMSSKPNKQLFVK
- a CDS encoding glycoside hydrolase family 43 protein, with protein sequence MNFKKILFVAAVIFCGIHSEAQNNPVFPGWYADPEGTVFDGKYWIYPTYSAPYEKQVFMDAFSSDDLVNWEYHHRIIDTSEVKWAEKAMWAPAIISKEDKYYLFFAANDIQSDEELGGIGVAVADQPQGPFKDLLGEPLIGKFHNGAQPIDQFVYKDGDDYYMFYGGWRHCNVAKMNDDFTDFVPFEDGTVFKEVTPDKYVEGPFMFKRDGKYYFMWSEGGWTGPDYSVAYAIADSPLGPFERVGTILKQDMNIATGAGHHSIIQNPDNDDYYIVYHRRPLTETDGNSRVTCIERMYFDEDGFIKPVIITNEGVDLTKEK